The Carcharodon carcharias isolate sCarCar2 chromosome 23, sCarCar2.pri, whole genome shotgun sequence genome includes the window ACACATAAAGTTTTTTGTAACTGGAAGGTTTTATATAGAATGAGAGCCTTTGCTGCAAATAAATTGTTTTCAATATTACGCATTGACTGGAATGATGTTTTATTTTTTGGTTTTATCTGTTGGCTTTCCATACTCAGTATAAATGCTATGGATTCTCCCACCTGCTGCCTCTTCCTGTCAGTCCTTCTCTGTTCTCCTCTCCTTTCTCCACAATCAGATTTTCCCTCACCCATTGAAACTGTGAATGTATTGTGAACCTAACTGCGCTGATATATCATCTTTTACCCCCCTGCTTCTCAATGTCACATTCTGGCTCCAAAGGAGAGAGGACTGAGCGTGATGTTCAGGAGACAAGTGGAAAATAGAGGCATAAATTAGAAATggacagatggagaaattgaatgggTGGGCATAGAAGatgactggagtgtcagcctctgtgAATATATGGGGACATCAGACAATGGGGTTGAGAGTGACATCAGGCAATGAGTAGGAAGGAGAATGAGTGAAGAGTGGGGATGAAAATCATTTATTTCGCAAGGTGGTTTACACCTTCCGAACATCTATATGATAAATACTGTCTGCATTACATAAGaacagaaaaaaaagagaagtaGTCCTCTTGGCcagtcaagcctgctccaccattgaatgaGATTccgactgatctgattgtggccttaaatcTACTCCCCTGCCTGCcacctataacctttgactcctttgttgatCAATCCCATCTAACTCAGGcttcaatatattcaataacccgacctccactgttctctgaggTGGAGACTTTCAAAGATTAATGACACTTGGCGCAAAAGAAatcctcctcaactctgtctcaCATTCAGTTGctgtattttgaaactgtgctcccCAGTTACAGATTCCCCCAGAGTGGAAAcacctcaacatctaccctgtcaaatatCCACACAATCTTAAATAATTCAATGACATCACCTCTTGTTCTTCAAAACTCGAAGGAGTATAGGCTCCACCTGGTCAAAACTGCTTCATAAACCAACTTCTCTTTTCAGGAATGAACCTGCTGAACCCTCTCTGAAGTGTCTCCAATGCAATTAATCCCtgaataaataaggagaccaaagctgtacatagTACTACAGGTCTGGTCTCACAAATGGCCTGTAGAGTTgaagcaaaacttccctatttgtATTCttcatcctcttgcaataaaggacaacataccatttacctttcCAATTACTTGCTCTACCTGTTTGCTAAATTTTCATTGCTCAGttccaaggacacccagatccctctgcactaaaAGATTCGGTGTTCTTTCTCCATTGAAACAACGTTCTGATTTTCTGCTGGGCACAGCAAAGTCTAACTTGTGTCCTACATTACATCAGTCACATCGAAAGTACTTTATAAACTGTTGAGTGCTTTGAGACACCTGTGATCAGGAAGGGCACAATGTTAATGCAAGCCTGCTTTGAAAAAATATATCGTAGAGAAAGCTGGCACTACACACAAAACTGACCTCACCCCAGGGTGAATTTATCAGCAGTgcagttgtttacaggcctctcAAAGGGCCCCAAAAATAAACTGGATGATTCGGGTTTGAGGACAGCAACAGACATGTGTTAAAGTGTTTGCAATGCAACTTTTTTTAATTTACAAAGacaataactattgcattccaaTATAACCATGAAATGTACCTATCTTCTTTTCAAGTAAATTTCAGTATTTGAAATGAATGTTACGCACAGCAGGTGGGTTGGTCCTGTGATTAAAATTCATAAGTATTGGAATTAACATATTTCCTGTGTATTATTAAAACTGCACCGATTAACACGCTTCAATATGTAAATAGATATTTCAAGACAGCTTTACAAAATCCATTTTTGATATCCTGCCTAATTGTGCTGGTTCATGGTTTGTGGGTTACCAAATGCATTTGACTGGAAAGTCTAGGAAAAGAATCCCActtttgctgggggtgggggtgggggggggggggggtggtggggtggtggctaGGGGTCAGTCAGAGTTAAAAGTGGGGATGAACCAACCCCAAAAGTGGTATCAAGATGTGGACTTCAGGAAGTCTACAACGCTCCAACCAACTTCAATATTTACtgcccaccaccgacacacactgggatcagtgtgtaccatgtacatggtgaactgcaggaactcaccgaaGCCCCTTCAACACCAATTCCCAAAATCACGAATTCTACCAccaagaagaacaagggtagGAGACGCAAGGGACCAGCACCAAAGTTTGCTTCCTATTCAAGCGACAAGCATACTGACTTGCGACcacatcaccatttcttcactgttacaGTCTAACACTCCTGGAAAACCCTTCCCAACACCTCTGTAAATTCACGTACTCCACATGAACGGCAGCAGTTCAGGGGTTCAATGGTacggttcatcaccaccttctgtcGGGTAATTAGGGAgaagcaacaaattctggcctttccAGAGACGCCCGCGTCCCATCAAGGAAAAAAATGAAGCCAAATTGTGCAAAAGTAGCTGTGAATGGGCCGCAGATTTTTGTAAGGTAAAGATGCACACGCTCCCCTACGGATGTGGGAGCGGGATCCTTTCTATTTCCATTAATGTCACTCGTCAGTGCTTTCAATATTCTTCCTTCAGTTCCCTGACCCTCCTTCCGCCTCCGCCTCCAATAATTACAATTCCCACTGCTTTATTCGCCAATAACAGCATTGTTGTAAATTGCAGTTTCTCTCCTGTCTccagctgggaatgtgggatccCGCTCCCACATCCACCCGGACGGTAGATTTTGGTGACACTTCCAGTTGAGAGGGATTTGGTGACATTCCCTATGTACCCGGGCATTTACCGAATACCCCAATGCTTTTTCCAACTGCTCCTCACCCCTCTCAGTCTGATCCACCCTCTTTACAAACTCTCCTCCCTTTCGGAAATGACAAAACACGTCACTTTCCTTCAGGCACTTTCGCTTTTGGATGAAATTCACACCAGGTTAATttgcagagagaaagtgacacgGACACTTTCCCGGGAGAGAGACAAGAAAGAAAGGATGAAGGAAAAGAGAGCGGGATCAATTTCGGACTCAGAATCGGAGCAGATCAAATATTCTTTCAACCCTAATCCTAAAATGGCTCCAGAAAACAACCGAGAAATGAGAACCTTCTCCCAGTTAAAGAGTAGATTGTGGGGCAGGCCAATCGGAGCGGAGTCAGTCTCCATGAAGCGGTGTCCCTGGGCTGTGAGCCGAGCTCTCTGCAATGTCCAACCTGTgaagtgtgaacaggacaagcgCCATGTGAACACACCGCGGGGACACTAGATTTCAAAGGGAATCGCTCTTCATGGGGCCCAATGTCAGCACTAAAAACCGCCGCACCGGATtaccgctgtcactctctctataaTCCGGATGATAAAACCCGGATGATACATGTTCACACTCCCCCCAATTCAGTGCCTCCCTCTACACCACCTTTGTGTCCCAGGTGAGCTGAAGACACACAACACTGAGCTGGAACCGAGCGCTGCCTGCGATTTTCAACAGGGGATTTTCCACTCGCTGCTTCCGGAATCTCCAGCTTTTAGATTCCTGACCTCAGAAAGACACCGGACAAACTATTGATTTCCCGCAGCTTTTCCAAAAATCTTTGAGCCTATTTTCACTTTTCGAATGTAATGCCACACATTAAAGCCGACAGCATGGCAGTGCCAGTGAGAGCACCGAGCACACTCCACACTCACACCGTTCGGCAGCACAGGCGCTCGCTCCCGGATCACAAGCGGCTCCGATTCGACTTTCCGAGTTTAATTCCGCTCAGAAGAACCGTTTTCGCCGCGGAACCACGACGCCGTCGGTTTCTCACCTTTCACatcggtgtttcactctgggtCGCTTGATCATGGCTTTGGCGAGTATCTGgagattttggatggtgttgcTCTTCTTGTCCGGGACCCTCAGTCTGGGATGTGAGAAGCTGCAGTTACAGCAAGTTCTCAACACAGAGACTCTCAGCAAACTGAATGCAATGGTGAGTTGAACACAAAACACAGAGTCGGTAATTAtgttgaggggagagagggaatcagcatCCAGGAGAGAATAATTCTGAATCTTGGTGAAGGAACAAATGGGATCTGAGAGGAAATTGGAAAGCAGACATTGAGGATGAGGGCACTCAGTGACGGAAGAAGCGGAATGTGACCCTGACAGGGGAAAGGGGGCAAATCAGAGACAGCCCATCAGTAACAACCATTCAGAATGACAGAGCGACTTTAAGGTCTCGAGGTGCCTCACGGGAATGTTATACAGCAACATTTGTCGTGGAGGGCACAGCAAGATTTCAAACTTTGCCGATGATACGAAGTTGAAAATGTTGTCGACTGTGATGCGgatagtgttgaacttcaaaaggacatagacatgttggtggattgggcagacaagtggcagatgaagttcaatgcagagaactgtgtGGTGATACGTTTTGGCAGGAAAGGTAAGGAGAGACGGTATACATTGAAGGGAGTGACTGTACAGGAGGTGTTGGAACAGAGGAACCTCGGTGTATATGCGGATTGGTCAATAAAAATGGCAGTgcatattgagagagcagttaaaaagCATATAGTAgcttaggcttcattaatagggacattgagtgCAAGAGAAAAGAGGTCATGTCGAACTTGTATAACACTCCATTTAGGCGTCATCtcgagtactgtgtccagttcttcgcaccatacttgaggaaggatgtgaggcattggtgagagcacagaggagattcacaaaatgattcccgggataaagaactgtaggtATGTAGATGGATTGGAGAGGGTGTCACTGCTTTCCTTGCAGAAAAGATGGTGGAGAAGACACTTGATTGAGGGACTCAAGTCCCtggggggtatggacagggtaaataatgagaaaccgTTTCCACTAAAGTGAACATCAATAGCTAGAGGGCACTGGTTCAAAATAGTTGGCAAAAggggtaaatgtgatgtgaggaaaagtatTTGAACCTagaaggtggttggagtctgggacaaacttcctgaaagtgtGTTGggggcaggttcgatcgaggcatTGAACAGGGAATTGGATTTCTACCTGAATagggagagaatgtgcaaggttacagggataaggcagaggaGTGCAACTATgttgaatgctctttcagagaaccaatgtagactcgatgggccaaatggcctttttctgcagtgtgaagacatTGTGATACTGTAGACAACTGATGCCAAGTCACAGGAGAAGATATTAaagcaggtgactaaaagcttggtcaaagaagttgattttaaggagtgttttaatggCAAAATAAGGGGAAAGAGTCAGAGAGGTTTCGGTCAAAAATTAACGAGATTGAGAGTTCGGCAGGTGAAGGGATAGCCCCCAATGGTGGAACAGTTGAAGTGGGGATTGCGGAGACGGTAGAATTAGAGGAGAGCTGGTATCTCGGAAGGTTGAACGGCTGAATGtgattacggagatagggagtgtttagGGCCTGGAGTGATTAGAAAATGACGATGAGGGCTGTAAAGTCAAGCATTTCTTACCCAGGAGACTGACGCTGTGTTTTGTTTGATCTCCCCGAGGGGCGGCATGTTGATGAGAAATAGCAAGGGACCAAAGATAGGTCCTTGGGGGCACAGAGGCTAAAGgttggggctgggtgggtgatgGTGGAGAAGAGATGCCATTCTGGGGTTTTAAAGACTGTATTTGAACAGTGGGAGCCAGGCAGTGTATCCCCAACCAGCAGGTCCATGGTGGAGAAAGTTGAATTCTGATGTTCATGTCGACCATGTCAAAGGTTGCGGACAGGGCGAGAAGGAGGAGAATAGTTTACATATGTCACGGGCATCTTGAATGTAATTTATTAATTTGACTATCACCTTATGGAGATCTTGCAGTGCAATGGGTCGAATCTGCCTACAGGCAGAGAACGCAAGAACACGAACAGCTTTATAATCGAACAATCTAACCAAATGCTCCTTTAATGCCCCCTTAATGCAAATCCGTTCAATTTGGAGGAAACATTACAATTCTCCCAAAGCCTTATGAATAATATTGATCCAAATTGTTGGAAGGTTGACCTGGAACCGAGTGCGGTTTGTGATTTTCTCCCGGGCATCTTCCAGTCACTGTTTCAGGAATCTCCAGCTTTCAGATTCCTTACCTCAAACAGGGAGCAGACAAATTCATCCTCTCCTGAAGTCCTTCCAAAACTCCCGCAACCAGATTTCGCTTTTCGAAGGTAATAGCAACATCGCCAGTCCCCCCTCTTCACAGCCACGGCTCCTCCCAgcacaattcacacacacacacaggactggaCATTCAGGCGCTTGCTCCGGCTTCACAAGCGGCAGCTTTCCCACTCCCGGTGTTTCATTCACTTCAGAAGAACCGTTGTTCGAAGTTGAACCCAGATCCGGTCAGTGTCTGATCCTCAGCTCGGGGTGTTTCAATCTGGGTCGCTTGATCATGGCTTTGGCGAATATTTGGCGATTTTGGATGGTGTTGCTCTCCTTGTCCGGGACTCTCAGTCTTGGATGTGAGAGGCTGCAGTTACAGCAAGTTCTCAACACAGAGACTCTCAGCAAACTGAATGCAATGGTGAGTTGAACCTGTAGTCAGAGCGGGAGGTGAATCACATTGTGTCCGCTTGCTGTGAAATGTCACATCAGGGGAAAGGTTTTGCGATTTGTCATTTTGTGGAATGAATAGTCTGTGATTCTCCAGTATTTGAGTTTTTGGGGCTGATTGTAACAGCGATTGTTTTCCCCTCTCAGGGCGGACCCTTTCCCCGACACTGTATAAGACAGAGACTCTCACTGAAAACCAAACCCTTGAACCTGGTGAAACTCTCGAAGGAATTAGAGGTGAGGAACACTCGGTTCATTTGATTCACACAGGGCTTTTATGCAAAGTAAGATCAACAACCGGATCGGAAACTTCCACATCAGGAATTTGAACTAGAGTGATTTGTACCCATTGTGGAAGTGGCAGCGGTCTCACTTATTGTATTTCACTCGCTATCTCACTCATGAACTATATCACTCTCTCTAACCGCACTCACTACCCCCTTAACTCCAACTATCTCCCTCCCTGATATTAAGTCCATTCCTCTAACCCTCCGACTGAAtctcccatctccttttcctggaCGGCCTCTGAATTATTCTGtgcagaccactgcctgatgggcctgttgtcaaaggtgtttctctgcctAAACATTTCTACACGGGATAGGTGGTGAGGCAAGTTCCAAATGCTTCCAGTGTTCAGGATAACAAGGCCAGTCCCATCCTTTGCGACACCGGGGACAGGTTGGAGCTCAGCATTTGCTGTTTGCGTTCCAAGGGTccacgcacagcttgatgcagccagaCACAAATGTGgtcatcaggatgagggcgatgttgaaTCCGTTTTGTCCTCGGATCATTGATTTCGTGAAAACTTCTCAACTTTTCTTAATCTAACTCCCTATACTTATctcactgcctcaaccacctAATTTCCTCTAATCTTCTTATTGCCCTTAACAATTTGCCTTCCTCGAAATATCTCACTCCTGAGCTGCACTGATTGACTTTGGGGCATGAAGCACGCAGGCTGGATAGGTCACAGAATTATAAAATGATCCTGCGCTTGAAGGAGACcgattgggccgaatggcctgtttctgtgccacatTTCCTATCAACTGCCTTTTAGAAAAAAATAGGTTAGTAGGTACGAACTAACCAGCATTCGTATATTCAAGAAAAAACATCTTTCCCAAACTTGATTGAGTTATGTGATAATGTAGCCGAGAGTGTTGATGCGAATAGCGCGCTGAATCTTCTAATGATGTCATCACACCTCTGCGGCTCTTTGAATGAATTATTCAAATTAATCCCATTCTCATCTCCCATTACAATGCGAAGTTTTCCTCCgactatttatccaattttctcttgaaagttattaatgaatctgcttttgctattttgttaataaatccaTACGCACACTTTTAAAAGACTAATCATCACAAGATCCAGCGCACAATCCTCATCAACACTCTCTGCTACATTATCACATAACTCAATCAAGCTTGGTAAAGATGATTTTTCTTGAATATATGAATGCTGGTTAGTTGGTTCCTGCTAACCTATTTTTTCCTAAGAGGCAGTTGATCGGAAATGTGGAACAGAAACAGTCCATTCGGCCCAATCGGTCCATGCCAGTGACTATGCTCCACTCGAGTCTCCTCACATTTACTCATCTAAATCTAGCATTGTAACCATTTATTTCCAGCACAGGAGGTTGAGGACACATTTGATAAATGTACACAaggttatgacaggtttggataaacaAGACAGGAAAAAAATCTTCCTGTTACCTAGTGGTGCAGGGTCTAGGAGACCCAGTTAATATCTCGCCCCTTTGCCACTTGTATTCAACTAGCAGCAGGCAGAGGAGTCACCAAGTGGGAATTCCGAAGAGCAATCCCTGTCAGATTTGCTTCTTTGTTGCCAGAAGGGGTTGAGGGCATGGTGCCCTTCGTTCAACAGTAGTCAGTACCTGGTCAAGTAacccagcatcaggaagatgTCAGGCTGTGGTGAAAGCCACAGGGATTTCCACCTACACCACTAcagccctcaccatcaccctcctcccccgtcacccccacccccatcccacccaccccctggtaTCTTGATCCTGGTAACCACTTAAGTGCCTAACTGGCACTGAATACGGCTGGCCTACCTTAAAGAAGGTGAAGCAAGGCTCTCCCTGCCCCTCCAGAGATTACTGTGTCTGAAAGTTTCCCACATCCCAAAATGGATTatctggcctgtagttactgggTTTATCCCTCATCCATTTTTGAATGGAATGTAATTACTAGAAATCTTCTGCTCCCCTGCCATCATCTCCCTCATGTCTAAAGAGGACTGGAAGAATAAGGCCAGAAGCTCTGCTACCTGAACCCTTATTTCGCTCAGCAAACTCAGCTGTATTCCACCCAGACCAGGTGACTTTCCTACCCGGAGTGCTGTCAATAATTTACGTACctcctctttatctatttttGTCCTACCCAATTTCTCTACTCACTCCCCCTTCACAGTGACTTTTGAAGCATCTGCTTGTGAAGTGAAGACAAATTCCAAGAACTGGTTTAGTTCCTCCCCTGTATCTCGGAAGAATACTTGTATTTGGCTCACTAAACATCCCAACCAAACATTTACTTACATGCATATTAAAGATTTTTTAGCTTCCCTCTTACGTGACCTGCTCATCAATTCTCATGCATTCTGTTTACTCCTCATTTCTTTTAGTAACTTTTCTCCATATTGTCTGTAGTCAGCTTGGTTTCTCACTGTACTAAGAGCCTATTATTTAACATAAGGCttctttttctgttttgttttaatcTCTACATCTTTTGGCTATTGGGTCATTGACCTTTGGATGTCCTTCCTTTCTGCTGCATTGAAAGGTGTCCAGCCTGCAACCATAAGATCCCCACTTATAAAGAACCTCAACTGTTCTTTATCTCTTGACTTAGTAGCCctttggaggagatggtggctTAGTGGTAGTTCGAATTGGTTTAATAAATCATAGCtcagcctaatgctctggggacatgagttcaaaccccaccatacAGCTAGTGGGATtttaattcaatcaataaatgTGGAATACAACACGAGCctcagtaatgttgaccatgCAACGATCATTGATCATTGTAAAGGCCCCTCTGATTCACTGATTCCTTTAAGAAAGGAAGCCTGCTATCTATTCCTGGCCTGACTGACATGACACTCTTGGCACAAGTTCGACTTTCCACTGTCCTTTGAAatattcagttcaagggaaattagggatgggcatcaaatgctggctttgccaatgatgcccacatcccatgaaagaataaaggaaaaaataatcTTTGATTCAAAAACACCTGGGCCAGATCCCCCTTAAACTCACTAAAATTAATCTTTTCCCTTTTGAACATTTTTAGTTTGATTTGTCTTTTGTTCTTTAACATAACCTGTTCTAAAACTAAAGCAGAACATGTCTTCTCTAATGTCATTCTCTACATTTTACACAGGCACAGGACAGGATCCAGATTGTTCATCAAACCCTGCATCACATCAGCAAGATCTACAGCATGAACCTGGGTTCAGCCACATGGGCCCAGGACAAGGTGGAGAATTTTCGGCTTCTCCTGGATCAGCAGCTCAGCGAGCTGGAAGAATGTGTCAGGAAACCAGAATCAGAgcacaagatgaggagaaactccgcCATTCACAATTACTTTAGGAAACTGGAAAAGTTTCTCAGACAGGAGGTAGGTCAATTGATAATTGACAGTGTGATTGCTGGCATGTAGTTCAtttcaccattttgaaatctgtTCATTCTCTAATCAGTTTCCCTGAATGATTTTCTTTTACAGAAATTCAGTGACTGTGCCTGGGAAATAATCCGCACTGAGACCAGGGCCCGTTTACAACAGCTCCTTTTCATCATAGCACAAATCAGCAGAAGAAACTGAAAAAGACACATATACTACAAACTGGGAGCAATGAATATTTATGTTAAAGACGTTCAATTTAAAGATATTTCCATATATATTTGTAACaaattttatattttattgtACTGATCACAAAACAATGAGTGACATAAttgtattatttatttatttattgatatTTATTGCTGTGACATTTTCCCCTGATGTAATCCTAATGCTTCAGTGGGTGGCTCTGTAATTTACTGTCAGGCTTTCAAAATATGGGTTTGCAGAATGATAAACCCTGAGCCACACTGACCTTTCCATTTCTCCTCTCCTGAGTGGCCAACTTTTCAATCTATTTCAGCCACTGTAATTTATTGATCTTTATTGTTGTGATGTCTTCATGCAATGAAATATTACAGTGTTATACAATGTATGATGTGAGTTTTTCACGATAACTTATTTAATGATATTTATTAAGATTTTGGGGAACAGGCAATTTTTTTTGTAACTGGAAAATTTTATACAGAATGAGAGCCTTTACTGCAAATAAATTATTTTCAATATTACGCATTAATTGAAATGATGTTCATTTTTCAGTTGTGCTGATTGGTTTTCAATACGCAGCTCTGGGTTGTCCTAACTGCTGCCTCTTCCAGTCAGTCCTTTTctgttctctcctttctccacAATCGGATTTTCCCTCACCCATTGGAACTGTGAACACAATGTGAATCAAACTGGCCTGATTTATCATCTTTTACCCCTCTGCTGCTCAAGGCCATATTCAAGCTCCAAAGGAGAGAGCACTGAGCGTGATGTTCAGGACAGACAAGTGGAAAATGGAGGCATTAATTGGAAATGGACAGATGGAGAAATGGAATGGGTGGGTTTAGAAGATGACTGGAGTGTCAGCATCTGTGAATATATGGGGACATCAGACAATGGGGTTGAGAGTGACATCAGGCTTTGAGTGGAAGGAGAATGAGTGGAGAATGGGGATGAAAATCTCTTATTTCACTTGGTGGTTTACATCTTCTGAAAACCTGCATGTTAAACACTGTCAGCATTACATGAGAACAgaaaaaaaggagcaggagttggccatttggcccctcaagcctgctccaccattcaatatgattctgactgatttgattgtggcctaaAATCCACTTCGCTGCCAGCcacctataacctttgactcctttgttgatCAAATTCTATCTAACTcaaacttgaatatattcaataacccaaccTCTACTGTTCTCTGGGGTGAAGAAATTCAAAGATTAATGACACTCATTGCAAaagaaatcctcctcatctccatctcacATGCAGTTACCGTCCTTTGAACCCAACCCCCGTTCCTGATTCCTCCAGAGAGGCAACACCTCAACATCTACCCAGTCAAATCTCCTCACAATCTTAAATGATTCAATGACATCACCTCTAATTCCTCTAAATTCGAATGAGTATTGGCCCAACCTGGTCAAGATTGCTTCATTAATCAACtgctcattccaggaatcaacctggtgaaccctCTCTGAATTGCCCCCAATGCAAATTAATCTCTGTTTATTTAAGGAGTCCAAAGAtgtgcatagtactccaggtcTGGTCTCACAAATGGCCTGTAGAGTTGAAGAAAAACTTCACTACTTGTCTTCTTCATCCTCtttgcaataaaggacaacataccatttacctttcGAATTGCTTGCTTTACCAGCTAGCTAAATTTTCATTGCTCATTTACATTGATACCcatatccctctgcactgcaAGGTTCTGCAGTGTTTCTCCACTTAAACAACATTCTGATTTCCTGTTCTGTGTTATACAATTTATAAAGTGAGTATTTAATGAATACTTATCTAATTATATTTAAACAAAGGCTAACATGACAGCAGTCACTATACATCTAAAGTACTTTATAGGCTGCGGAGTGCTTTGACACGCCTGTAGACAGGTGGGGCACTATGTGAATGCAAGTCTGTTTTGAAAAGAAATCATAGAGAAAGCTGGTTCCACACACAAAACTGACCTCATCCCAGGGTGAATTAACAAGTAGTGCAATTGTTTCCAGGCCTTCCAAAGGGCCCCAAAGATAAACTTGGCCATTTGGTATTGAGGACTGTAACAGACATGTGTTAAAGGGTTTGCAATGCAGATTTTTTAATTTACAAAGacaataactattgcattccaaTATAACCAGAAAAAGGGCCTGTCTTCTTTTCAAGTAAGTTTCAGCATTTGAAAAATATGTTACACACAGCGGATGGATTGATATTGTTGTTAAAATCCTTAAGTTTTGGAATGAACACATTTTCTGTGTATTAATAGAATTGCACCCTTTAACATGCTTAAATATGTGAGTGGATATTTCAAGACAGTTTTATAAATTCCATTTTAAAATCTTGCCCAATTGGGCTGGTTCATGGTAGACATCGGGTTTGGTGATTGGCGCATGCGTTTGAGTGGAAAGTCTAGGAAAAGAATCCTAGTTTTGctggggggatggtgtgggtgggggatcaGACAGGGTGAAAAGTGCCGATGAACCAACCCAATTTCCATCATCATTAGTTTCTACAAAGCAGAAAACATACCCCAAAAGTGGTGTCAAGATGTGGATGTCAGGAAGTCTCCAACCTTCCCACCAACTTCAATATTCAGTGCCCAACACGGACACCCAATGggatcagtgtgtaccatgtacatggtgaactgcaggaactcaccaaagccccTTCAACACCATTTCCCAAACTCATGATTTCTACCACACAGAACAAGCGTAGCAGATGCAAGGGAGAAGAACCAACCTTTGGTTCCCATTCAAGATACACAGCATCCtgagttaagaacataagaactagaagcaggagtaggcaattcagcccctcgagccttccccgccattcaatacagttATGGATGATCGCATTtcggcctcaattccaatttcctgccctctccccaaaaCCTTTCAACCAGGAACTAATTaaa containing:
- the LOC121269172 gene encoding interferon alpha-F-like; protein product: MALASIWRFWMVLLFLSGTLSLGCEKLQLQQVLNTETLSKLNAMGGPFPRHCIRQRLSLKTKPLNLVKLSKELEAQDRIQIVHQTLHHISKIYSMNLGSATWAQDKVENFRLLLDQQLSELEECVRKPESEHKMRRNSAIHNYFRKLEKFLRQEKFSDCAWEIIRTETRARLQQLLFIIAQISRRN